A stretch of Vibrio aphrogenes DNA encodes these proteins:
- a CDS encoding DUF6701 domain-containing protein codes for MWQRWMLLILGGMISFSSLAKVDNICQYFPGPAQSWEENSGAFFGSNQNGKEPTPYYIGGWPESYTKEYESPAIFGEDKEKILSIPFDRLIASQALINYQPGQLGNNGTIELTYSDRATMYLNSTAASGYDDYNYYNSCNGRECRIASGDQAEPKKIATPIAVEPKFNATKNLLLEPNNFDTECPEDGSNSYCKSTINGDTQIIEILSDINKLYINASNNKYKVVLKFKPNDLDFEYGRKIQEFNVTGGDVDVQFDKDAIYTFDIFNVSTNEPSITIKAKTLLKIKRLFLISNSISIDNESKEPGDFVIYGPDAIINFDTEHDPIYGLFLAQNVQFNNTITLYGAVTTNNLILHNDNSIVGYGECIAPQPENHTIDVTPSQQFSLMCQTPEIRIEVKNEEGTEIATGYDGNVEVSVDPTDGLTLNQPKTGSLVSEGIYKPDAGVVVIPVESNTLKEYAISATLSTDSTQTDKGDISFVPFSFDVDDQYVIANKPQNVSVKVLACDQGEEVAVNYTGTPTVSSTLEAPAGGIGALSFAPIFTTENEGTIDTSLMFTESGKLKVTLTDDRFDCTDYEGCPIGEDGEANGVLQGSFYVSSRPWTFAICDANGSAMDGNISDPNSLGYKAAGEKFTLNVKPLRWVEALDSNESEIESSNLCGSDITQNFMQSDAPAATIKLAYQLVEPTLQQGGVSGDLNGILSLENTKYTNTNNQAFYQFDNLSWSEVGVLKITANTEQPYLEKKIKTGYRNIGRFYPDHFTPLRNTWTYPDGQHHFVYMNQPISMKYEVQAQNANNGPTQNYGYFTDALKAKMKLVAIQQETGKDLTSRFSEEAAQDWNGANYNYENKNFVFYKQVKQSSPYASEVDGPYNKTTSQWGLQVTDTADNVDFIDGMTSFEFNEKKAVVLENKPDFRYGRMALENVSGPIGEPITVPLRTEYWNGSSFVTNTDDSGSKFKANIYYVMSNHADSGAKLTSTSSTNEQSVSAGKSSVLKASQDTPQRETVRLFLRQGNDSDGIGNNATPVEDDELNATNEGWKNAEDMGQPWLQFNWRNKGDEDPSTVVNFGAYRGNDRVIYRGEPEQRTE; via the coding sequence GCTTATTGCATCACAAGCATTAATTAACTATCAACCAGGACAGTTAGGAAATAATGGTACTATAGAATTGACTTATAGTGATCGGGCAACAATGTATTTGAACTCTACAGCTGCTTCTGGTTATGACGATTATAATTATTATAATAGCTGCAATGGTCGAGAATGTCGCATCGCTAGTGGTGATCAAGCTGAGCCTAAAAAAATAGCAACGCCAATTGCTGTTGAGCCGAAATTTAATGCAACAAAAAACTTACTTCTTGAGCCTAATAATTTTGATACTGAATGTCCTGAAGATGGCTCGAACTCTTACTGTAAAAGCACCATTAATGGCGACACTCAAATAATTGAAATTCTTTCTGATATTAATAAGTTATATATTAATGCTTCCAACAATAAATATAAGGTTGTTTTAAAATTTAAACCTAATGATTTAGATTTTGAGTATGGACGGAAAATACAAGAGTTTAATGTTACAGGTGGGGATGTTGACGTTCAATTTGATAAGGATGCGATATATACATTTGACATTTTCAATGTATCAACAAATGAACCATCGATTACTATCAAAGCTAAAACATTATTAAAAATAAAACGATTATTTTTAATTTCAAACTCAATTTCCATTGATAATGAATCAAAGGAGCCTGGAGACTTTGTAATTTATGGCCCGGATGCAATCATTAACTTTGATACTGAGCATGATCCTATTTACGGTCTGTTTTTAGCTCAAAATGTTCAGTTTAATAATACGATAACTTTATATGGTGCAGTTACAACTAATAACCTGATACTTCATAATGATAATAGTATTGTAGGATATGGTGAGTGTATTGCTCCTCAACCTGAAAATCACACCATTGATGTTACCCCTAGTCAGCAATTCTCATTAATGTGCCAAACGCCAGAGATTCGTATCGAAGTTAAAAATGAAGAGGGGACGGAGATTGCGACTGGTTATGATGGCAACGTTGAGGTTAGCGTAGATCCAACAGACGGTTTAACATTAAATCAGCCAAAAACTGGGAGTTTAGTTTCCGAAGGTATTTATAAGCCAGATGCGGGAGTGGTAGTGATTCCGGTTGAGTCTAATACCTTAAAGGAATACGCCATTTCGGCTACGCTTTCTACCGACTCAACTCAAACGGATAAAGGCGATATTTCATTTGTCCCCTTTAGCTTTGACGTCGATGATCAATATGTGATCGCCAATAAACCTCAAAATGTATCAGTGAAGGTTTTAGCGTGTGATCAAGGTGAGGAAGTAGCCGTTAACTATACGGGAACCCCCACTGTTAGCTCTACATTAGAGGCTCCGGCGGGTGGTATCGGTGCTCTTAGTTTTGCTCCCATATTTACTACGGAAAATGAAGGAACTATTGATACGAGTTTAATGTTTACTGAGTCAGGAAAACTTAAGGTAACGTTAACTGATGACCGTTTTGATTGTACCGATTATGAAGGTTGTCCGATTGGTGAAGATGGAGAGGCCAATGGCGTCCTTCAAGGTTCATTTTATGTCTCTTCACGCCCTTGGACTTTTGCAATTTGTGATGCCAATGGAAGTGCGATGGACGGTAATATTTCAGATCCAAATAGCTTAGGTTATAAAGCGGCTGGTGAGAAATTTACATTAAATGTGAAACCCTTACGTTGGGTAGAAGCACTAGATAGTAATGAATCTGAAATTGAATCGTCTAATTTATGCGGCAGTGACATCACTCAAAACTTTATGCAAAGTGATGCGCCAGCGGCAACCATTAAGTTAGCGTATCAATTAGTTGAACCGACTCTTCAGCAAGGTGGAGTATCCGGTGACTTAAACGGTATTCTTTCTCTAGAAAATACCAAATATACCAACACGAATAATCAAGCTTTTTATCAGTTTGATAATTTGTCGTGGTCAGAAGTCGGAGTGTTGAAAATAACGGCTAATACGGAACAGCCTTATTTAGAGAAAAAGATTAAAACAGGCTATCGCAATATTGGGCGATTCTACCCTGATCATTTTACCCCATTACGTAACACTTGGACGTATCCAGATGGTCAACACCATTTCGTGTATATGAATCAACCGATTTCAATGAAGTATGAGGTTCAGGCGCAAAATGCGAATAATGGACCAACACAAAACTATGGATATTTTACTGACGCACTTAAAGCTAAGATGAAGCTAGTGGCCATCCAACAAGAAACAGGGAAAGATTTAACATCACGTTTTAGTGAAGAAGCCGCTCAAGATTGGAATGGTGCGAACTATAACTATGAAAATAAAAACTTTGTATTTTATAAGCAAGTAAAACAATCATCACCGTATGCTTCGGAAGTCGATGGGCCATACAATAAAACCACCTCTCAATGGGGACTCCAAGTAACGGATACTGCCGATAATGTTGACTTTATCGATGGAATGACTTCTTTTGAATTTAATGAGAAAAAGGCAGTCGTTTTGGAAAACAAGCCCGATTTTCGATATGGGCGTATGGCATTAGAAAACGTGAGCGGCCCCATTGGTGAGCCCATTACAGTGCCACTAAGAACAGAATATTGGAATGGTAGCAGTTTTGTCACAAATACGGATGACAGTGGCAGCAAATTTAAAGCCAATATCTATTATGTTATGAGTAATCATGCGGATAGCGGAGCCAAACTTACCAGTACTAGCTCTACTAATGAGCAAAGTGTCAGCGCGGGTAAATCAAGTGTGCTGAAGGCTTCTCAAGATACTCCACAGCGTGAAACGGTACGATTGTTCTTACGTCAAGGGAACGACTCTGATGGCATAGGTAACAATGCGACCCCAGTAGAAGATGATGAGTTAAATGCTACCAATGAAGGCTGGAAAAATGCTGAAGACATGGGCCAGCCCTGGTTGCAATTTAACTGGCGAAATAAAGGGGATGAAGACCCTTCTACCGTGGTGAATTTTGGCGCTTATCGTGGGAATGACCGAGTGATTTATCGCGGAGAACCGGAACAACGTACAGAATAG